Proteins from a single region of Streptomyces spinoverrucosus:
- the exaC gene encoding acetaldehyde dehydrogenase ExaC, which yields MTRYAAPGSEGAIVSYQSRYDHFIGGAYVPPVRGQYFENPSPVNGQPFTEVARGTAEDVEAALDAAHAAAPGWGRRSATERSDILLKIADRMEAHLEPLAVAESWENGKPVRETLAADIPLAIDHFRYFAGAVRAQEGSLSEVDEDTVAYHFHEPLGVVAQIIPWNFPILMATWKLAPALAAGNAVVLKPAEQTPVSIHYWLSIVSDLLPPGVLNIVNGFGPEAGKPLASSPRVAKVAFTGETSTGRLILQYAAENLKPVTLELGGKSPNIFFDDVWEKDDELRDKALEGFTMFALNQGEVCTCPSRGLIQRGNYPDFLSAAIARTELIKPGHPLDTDTMIGAQASSEQLTKILSYIDIGRQEGAKVLTGGERADLDGDLKGGYYVRPTIFEGDNRMRVFQEEIFGPVVSVASFDDFDDAIKIANDTSYGLGAGVWTRDINTAYRAGRAIQAGRVWTNCYHAYPAHAAFGGYKQSGIGRETHKMMLDHYQQTKNLLVSYSPKKLGFF from the coding sequence ATGACCCGATACGCGGCGCCCGGAAGCGAGGGCGCGATCGTCTCCTACCAGTCCCGCTACGACCACTTCATCGGCGGCGCGTACGTGCCCCCGGTGAGGGGGCAGTACTTCGAGAACCCGAGTCCGGTGAACGGGCAGCCCTTCACCGAGGTGGCCCGTGGCACGGCGGAGGACGTCGAGGCGGCGCTCGACGCGGCGCACGCGGCCGCACCGGGCTGGGGGCGCAGGTCGGCGACCGAGCGGTCCGACATTCTGCTGAAGATCGCCGACCGTATGGAGGCGCACCTGGAGCCACTGGCGGTCGCGGAGAGCTGGGAGAACGGCAAGCCGGTACGCGAGACCCTCGCGGCCGACATCCCGCTGGCCATCGACCACTTCCGCTACTTCGCCGGCGCGGTACGCGCCCAGGAGGGCTCGCTCAGCGAGGTCGACGAGGACACGGTCGCCTACCACTTCCACGAGCCGCTGGGCGTCGTCGCCCAGATCATCCCGTGGAACTTCCCCATTCTGATGGCGACATGGAAGCTCGCGCCCGCCCTCGCCGCGGGCAACGCGGTCGTCCTCAAGCCCGCCGAACAGACCCCGGTCTCCATCCACTACTGGCTCAGCATCGTCTCCGACCTGCTCCCGCCGGGTGTGCTGAACATCGTCAACGGCTTCGGTCCTGAGGCCGGAAAGCCGCTCGCCTCCAGTCCCCGGGTGGCGAAGGTCGCCTTCACCGGCGAGACGTCCACGGGTCGACTGATCCTGCAGTACGCGGCGGAGAACCTGAAACCCGTCACGCTGGAGCTGGGCGGCAAGTCGCCGAACATCTTCTTCGACGACGTGTGGGAGAAGGACGACGAGCTGCGCGACAAGGCCCTCGAAGGGTTCACGATGTTCGCGCTGAACCAGGGCGAGGTGTGCACCTGCCCCTCCCGCGGGCTGATCCAGCGCGGCAACTACCCCGACTTCCTGTCAGCGGCCATCGCCCGCACCGAGCTGATCAAACCCGGCCATCCCCTCGACACCGACACGATGATCGGCGCGCAGGCGTCCAGCGAGCAGCTGACCAAGATCCTGTCCTACATCGACATCGGCAGGCAGGAAGGCGCCAAAGTGCTCACGGGCGGCGAACGCGCCGACCTGGACGGTGACCTGAAGGGCGGCTACTACGTGCGGCCGACGATCTTCGAGGGCGACAACCGCATGCGCGTCTTCCAGGAGGAGATCTTCGGTCCGGTCGTCTCGGTGGCCTCGTTCGACGACTTCGACGACGCGATCAAGATCGCCAACGACACGTCGTACGGCCTTGGCGCGGGCGTGTGGACCCGCGACATCAACACCGCCTACCGCGCCGGCCGGGCCATCCAGGCAGGCCGCGTCTGGACGAACTGCTACCACGCCTACCCCGCACACGCGGCGTTCGGCGGGTACAAGCAGTCCGGGATCGGGCGGGAGACACACAAGATGATGCTCGACCACTACCAGCAGACGAAGAATCTGCTGGTGTCGTACTCGCCGAAGAAGCTGGGCTTCTTCTAG
- a CDS encoding MFS transporter, producing MSYRSLLRLAGVGFFPLGFLARLPYAASALSTLILVQASTHSYAFAGLASAAQSIAIAIGGPLVGALADRYGHRSVGAAAAIANFAAWAALLAASRGTQESMLAAATLVGLTQPQVGPLVRVHWSRLVRSHNEHHLLSAALSYEASADEMSFVAGPALVGLLASVSPLAPAVATMSLIAASTLPFALLYSHRATQQPASGDRGKPYLPRRPLAVMFLAMAAMGAVFGAIQTAVTVYADTIDEPGASGLVYAEFGIGSALVGAACAWLPPRFSLRARYVSFAATLCAGMLILFAGAQLVSLPVAVALASFTVAPYMISLYALTERLAPTERAAVAMTILCAGGPLGTAGGQAVSGNLAEGHGVEGALLVALVVAAGALLLALWACLADRGRNIWIVDCAPAKNRAPREPVKQSQTALSER from the coding sequence GTGTCGTACCGCTCCCTGCTGCGCCTCGCCGGCGTCGGCTTCTTCCCTCTGGGATTCCTCGCCCGCCTGCCATACGCCGCCTCGGCTCTCTCCACGCTCATCCTGGTCCAGGCATCGACCCACAGCTACGCCTTCGCCGGCCTCGCCAGTGCGGCCCAAAGCATCGCCATCGCCATCGGCGGCCCCCTGGTCGGGGCCTTGGCCGACCGCTACGGCCACCGATCCGTCGGAGCCGCCGCCGCTATCGCCAACTTCGCTGCCTGGGCCGCACTGCTGGCCGCGAGCCGGGGAACACAGGAAAGCATGCTCGCTGCGGCCACCCTGGTGGGCCTGACCCAACCCCAAGTCGGCCCGCTCGTACGCGTGCACTGGTCGCGTCTGGTGCGCTCGCACAACGAACACCACCTGTTGTCCGCGGCTCTGTCCTATGAGGCATCCGCCGACGAGATGAGCTTCGTCGCCGGACCAGCGCTCGTCGGGCTGCTCGCGTCGGTCAGTCCGCTTGCGCCCGCCGTGGCGACCATGTCTCTGATCGCAGCAAGCACCCTCCCCTTCGCTCTCCTCTACTCCCACCGCGCCACGCAGCAGCCCGCTTCGGGCGACCGTGGGAAGCCGTACTTGCCGCGTCGTCCGCTGGCCGTCATGTTCCTGGCGATGGCCGCGATGGGGGCGGTTTTCGGAGCGATCCAGACAGCTGTCACCGTGTATGCCGACACGATCGACGAACCCGGCGCCTCGGGGCTCGTGTACGCCGAGTTCGGCATCGGCAGTGCCCTGGTGGGTGCCGCCTGTGCCTGGCTCCCGCCGCGGTTCTCCCTGCGCGCCCGCTACGTCTCGTTCGCCGCAACGCTCTGCGCCGGCATGCTGATCCTCTTCGCCGGAGCCCAGCTAGTGTCCCTTCCCGTCGCCGTCGCGCTGGCGAGCTTCACCGTCGCGCCGTACATGATCAGCCTGTACGCATTGACCGAACGACTTGCCCCCACGGAACGTGCAGCGGTCGCCATGACGATCCTGTGCGCCGGTGGTCCCCTGGGAACGGCTGGCGGACAGGCCGTGTCCGGCAACCTCGCAGAAGGTCACGGCGTCGAGGGCGCCCTGCTGGTGGCTCTCGTCGTGGCAGCAGGCGCACTCCTGCTCGCGCTCTGGGCATGCCTCGCCGACCGGGGTCGCAACATCTGGATCGTCGACTGTGCACCGGCCAAGAACCGTGCGCCCCGAGAGCCTGTCAAACAGTCGCAGACCGCCCTCTCAGAGCGTTGA
- a CDS encoding NAD(P)-dependent oxidoreductase, translating to MVLPEQFRLRPEDIPDDPEDTEAGRDLLADFTDFDCWSAPAAPAVELSELTLGIVGLGRIGLALAERATAPGMAVQGLARRPTETSVPRAKSLKALLATSDVVSLHLPFTPQTRGMIGRAEPAVTRPGSILLNTARGGFVDEQAPADALRDAVHPLAAAAVDTFGHEHAAVASPLFGLSNALLTPHVAGMTKGAMATAATRRADHIAAWLAGCPDGVPVVTA from the coding sequence ATGGTTTTGCCTGAGCAGTTCAGGCTCAGACCTGAGGACATCCCGGACGACCCCGAAGACACCGAGGCGGGCCGCGACCTCCTGGCGGACTTCACCGATTTCGACTGCTGGAGCGCACCGGCTGCCCCCGCCGTGGAGTTGTCAGAACTGACGTTGGGAATCGTCGGGTTGGGCCGGATCGGCCTGGCGCTGGCCGAACGGGCTACCGCCCCGGGCATGGCGGTCCAAGGCCTCGCGCGGCGCCCGACCGAGACTTCGGTGCCCCGGGCCAAGTCCCTCAAGGCTCTGCTCGCCACCAGTGACGTGGTCTCCCTGCACCTTCCGTTCACGCCGCAGACCCGGGGAATGATCGGGCGCGCGGAGCCGGCGGTGACGCGGCCGGGGTCGATCCTGCTGAACACCGCCCGGGGCGGATTCGTCGACGAACAGGCGCCGGCCGATGCGCTGCGTGACGCGGTACACCCGCTCGCGGCGGCAGCTGTCGACACGTTCGGGCACGAGCACGCCGCCGTCGCCTCGCCGCTCTTCGGTCTGTCGAACGCCCTGCTGACCCCTCATGTCGCCGGGATGACCAAGGGCGCCATGGCCACGGCGGCCACCCGGCGCGCGGACCACATCGCGGCCTGGCTCGCCGGCTGCCCGGACGGTGTGCCCGTGGTGACCGCCTGA
- a CDS encoding VOC family protein — protein MSAIKKFQVTFDCADPERLARFWCEVLGYVIPPPPAGFATWDDFNSTLPPEKQGSWFACSDPSGVGPRLYFQRVPEGKIVKNRVHLDVRVGTGLVGDERLATLEAECARLVALGATHVQTLYADEENESCIPMLDIEGNEFCID, from the coding sequence ATGTCAGCGATCAAGAAGTTCCAAGTCACCTTTGACTGCGCAGACCCTGAGCGCCTCGCTCGCTTCTGGTGCGAGGTGTTGGGGTACGTCATACCGCCGCCACCGGCGGGGTTCGCCACCTGGGACGATTTCAACAGCACCCTGCCTCCCGAGAAGCAGGGATCATGGTTCGCCTGCAGTGATCCCTCAGGCGTGGGCCCGCGTCTGTACTTCCAGCGCGTCCCCGAAGGCAAGATCGTCAAGAATCGGGTGCATCTCGACGTCCGGGTCGGCACCGGGCTCGTGGGGGACGAGCGCCTCGCCACGCTCGAAGCCGAGTGCGCACGACTGGTCGCGCTCGGCGCCACCCACGTGCAAACGCTGTATGCCGATGAGGAAAACGAGTCCTGCATCCCAATGCTGGACATCGAGGGCAACGAATTCTGTATCGACTGA
- a CDS encoding FHA domain-containing protein gives MSSVIVGRTGPFAGQSVVLGNSPLRFGRKSDNDVIIVSVSASRLHTEIVAEDGAFVLYDRSKNGTFVNDRRVTRHVLVPGDSIRIGDETFLFETQEAVETVMDLSQFDLPRADASANPGVLRVTVTGGGPVGLAFALLLENALPGRVAITVYDGRWTRNGSTVVWKGEDQGNVRRQQVVTVQSRQYLALTEEMQSTLFDVGGYSEMWPLGPDSVDGRPPRNIRIAYIEDKLLELANTKSAIHLVPKRFDASEQQHLLSQEHVLVVCEGGRSRTREHFGDRFGTADSSIYSLNGEHLQDVVLGLRVKSQLPDPMSVLLTVAQNRFLLNSLRGEGFLNMRLTRKEARNVIGIDPVRQVFEECIAARPCLMSRHEDNEFVCPTHGTLFLPALLRSSPLWKQIQEGLRLFGVPEDDLSAITSFRLDMVQRPRFTAQLTRPTATSPGTYGFLLGDAANAIHFWPGRGLNSGLASAVSLSRSLSRVWQGRPLRDADFIRHEAAMSMLQYRHKSRAWNAMVTTDERGVTRAIKDIIADSVEGDRGVAEPAAERSDLDVLLDRMGSIRERLAPRLPGMPSDEELRSHLSMLAPSTLRTLQESGAWDTLIVGGEEADIDIFYQSDAPVFVARPIDPRIQAAGPLQPGALDPA, from the coding sequence GTGTCGTCGGTCATCGTGGGACGCACGGGTCCCTTCGCCGGTCAGAGCGTGGTTCTGGGCAACTCTCCGCTGCGATTCGGGCGCAAGAGCGACAACGACGTGATCATCGTCAGCGTCAGTGCCTCCCGCCTGCACACCGAGATCGTGGCGGAGGACGGCGCGTTCGTCCTCTACGACCGCAGCAAGAACGGAACCTTCGTGAACGACCGGCGCGTCACCCGTCATGTGCTCGTGCCCGGCGACTCCATACGCATCGGCGACGAGACCTTCCTGTTCGAAACGCAGGAGGCCGTTGAGACGGTCATGGACCTCTCCCAGTTCGACCTGCCCCGTGCCGATGCCTCGGCGAATCCGGGCGTGCTGCGGGTCACGGTGACCGGAGGTGGCCCGGTCGGCCTCGCCTTCGCCCTGCTGCTGGAGAACGCCCTGCCGGGGAGGGTGGCCATCACCGTCTACGACGGCCGGTGGACCAGAAACGGCTCCACTGTGGTCTGGAAGGGCGAGGACCAGGGCAACGTCCGCCGCCAGCAGGTCGTCACCGTCCAGAGCCGGCAGTATCTCGCGCTCACCGAGGAGATGCAGTCGACGCTGTTCGACGTGGGCGGATACTCCGAGATGTGGCCCCTGGGACCGGACTCCGTGGACGGCCGTCCGCCCCGCAACATCCGGATCGCCTACATCGAGGACAAGCTGCTGGAGCTGGCCAACACCAAGTCGGCGATCCACCTGGTGCCGAAGCGATTCGATGCGTCGGAGCAGCAGCACCTGCTCTCCCAGGAACACGTCCTGGTGGTCTGCGAGGGCGGCCGTTCGCGCACCCGGGAGCACTTCGGGGACCGCTTCGGCACGGCCGATTCCTCGATCTACTCCCTCAACGGGGAGCACCTTCAGGACGTGGTGCTGGGACTGCGGGTCAAGTCCCAGCTCCCGGACCCCATGAGCGTCCTGCTGACCGTGGCGCAGAACCGGTTCCTGCTCAACTCACTGCGTGGCGAGGGGTTCCTCAACATGAGGCTGACCCGCAAGGAGGCCCGCAACGTGATCGGCATCGACCCGGTCCGGCAGGTCTTCGAGGAGTGCATCGCGGCCCGGCCCTGCCTGATGAGCCGCCACGAGGACAACGAGTTCGTCTGCCCGACCCATGGCACTCTGTTCCTGCCCGCGCTGCTGCGCAGCTCGCCGCTGTGGAAGCAGATCCAGGAGGGTCTGAGGCTGTTCGGCGTCCCCGAGGACGATCTCAGCGCCATCACCTCGTTCCGGCTGGACATGGTGCAGCGCCCCCGGTTCACGGCCCAGCTCACCCGCCCCACGGCCACGAGCCCCGGAACCTACGGCTTCCTGCTGGGCGACGCGGCCAACGCCATCCACTTCTGGCCCGGACGCGGGCTCAACAGTGGCCTCGCCTCAGCCGTTTCCCTCTCCCGCTCCCTCAGCCGGGTCTGGCAGGGCCGTCCGCTGCGCGACGCCGACTTCATCCGGCACGAGGCGGCGATGTCCATGCTCCAGTACCGGCACAAGAGCCGGGCCTGGAACGCGATGGTCACCACCGACGAACGAGGCGTGACCCGCGCCATCAAGGACATCATCGCCGACAGCGTGGAAGGGGACCGGGGCGTCGCCGAACCCGCCGCCGAGCGGTCCGATCTCGACGTCTTGCTGGACCGTATGGGCTCGATCCGCGAGCGCCTTGCCCCCCGCCTGCCCGGAATGCCCAGTGACGAGGAACTGCGCAGCCACCTGTCCATGCTCGCTCCGTCGACCCTGCGGACCCTGCAAGAGAGCGGTGCCTGGGACACGCTGATCGTCGGCGGCGAGGAGGCCGACATCGACATCTTCTACCAGTCGGACGCCCCGGTCTTCGTCGCCCGCCCCATCGATCCGCGCATCCAGGCGGCAGGACCGCTGCAGCCGGGGGCGCTCGACCCGGCGTGA
- a CDS encoding protein kinase domain-containing protein, translated as MPQQDAASPNAGAERLVAGRYRLLSVLGEGGMGIVWRARDEVLHREVAIKEVRAPVGLPVERVERMYTRLEREAWAAARISARGVVTVHDVATDDGRPWIVMEFVRGRSLADVIGSQGALTPRETARIGAEVLAALRAAHGAGVLHRDVKPANVLLADDGRVVLTDFGIATIEGDSALTMTGEVIGSPEYLAPERALGRTPGPASDLWSLGALLYTAVQGRSPFRRTTPLATLRAVVDDELPPPHRAGPLVSVIEGLLRKDPDDRMPAEQAEQELSLAGADGTSRADTATLSAPLPAAVTEELPTAESPLGGSAPTATAGASTVSASPPVPENATDTRDLAGTADAPTAKGPAASGASAKTASAPSAPETGTTATVDVPTVDTPTAPADLRTGADTPIAPADLRTGADTPIAPAGLPTGADTPTAPADLSTAAAQPGAPAAPAQPTLPGTVPAVTAETAAPAPRSSGDAVGLPTVDSPAIPGVPAAPAPPPSLPEAASASGIAESPTGSAGPASEPVPTAVSAVPPSSAALEPEGAEAGHGPTRRRRRIGYLTAAGTVVLALLVGGLGYALGGGDGEGNKGTGSPTGQAQASASGAASSGSDDTAAQPVSVTVTGGATTYVGDCPPAESKAPRFTATFTVSELPVQFSYRWVSTNGSVIDRQWRTLAFPEGGPRTHQETVRLSTYAQTGTLHSQMAVEIRSPFEAVSNSVPFLVTCASTAGG; from the coding sequence ATGCCACAACAGGACGCGGCGTCGCCGAACGCGGGAGCCGAACGACTGGTCGCCGGTCGTTACCGCCTGCTATCCGTTCTCGGCGAGGGCGGTATGGGCATCGTGTGGCGCGCCCGCGACGAGGTACTGCACCGCGAGGTCGCCATCAAGGAGGTACGCGCTCCCGTCGGACTGCCCGTGGAACGGGTCGAGCGGATGTACACCCGCTTGGAGCGGGAAGCTTGGGCGGCGGCGCGCATCAGTGCGCGTGGTGTGGTGACCGTCCACGACGTCGCCACCGACGACGGCCGACCCTGGATCGTGATGGAGTTCGTCCGCGGCCGGTCGCTGGCCGACGTGATCGGTTCCCAGGGTGCCCTGACGCCGCGGGAGACCGCGCGCATAGGTGCCGAGGTGCTGGCCGCGCTGCGCGCGGCGCATGGCGCCGGAGTTCTGCACCGCGACGTGAAACCCGCCAACGTCCTGCTCGCAGACGACGGCAGGGTGGTACTCACCGACTTCGGCATCGCCACCATCGAGGGGGACTCCGCGCTGACGATGACCGGCGAGGTCATCGGCTCTCCCGAGTATCTGGCGCCGGAACGGGCACTGGGCCGGACTCCCGGCCCGGCGTCGGACCTGTGGTCTCTCGGAGCGCTGCTCTACACGGCCGTCCAGGGCCGTTCGCCCTTCCGCCGGACCACCCCGCTGGCCACTCTGCGCGCCGTCGTCGACGACGAGTTGCCCCCGCCGCACCGGGCCGGACCGCTCGTGTCCGTCATCGAAGGCCTGTTGCGCAAGGACCCCGACGATCGAATGCCGGCCGAACAGGCCGAGCAGGAGCTGAGCCTGGCTGGTGCTGATGGCACCTCCCGCGCCGATACGGCCACGCTGTCGGCCCCGCTCCCCGCAGCGGTCACCGAAGAGCTGCCCACCGCCGAGTCCCCGCTCGGGGGGAGCGCACCCACGGCCACGGCCGGGGCGTCGACCGTCTCGGCGTCACCGCCTGTCCCTGAAAACGCCACGGACACCAGGGACCTGGCGGGGACCGCCGATGCCCCCACAGCAAAGGGACCTGCGGCTTCCGGGGCGTCGGCGAAGACCGCCTCCGCCCCCTCCGCACCAGAAACGGGGACGACGGCCACGGTCGACGTACCCACGGTCGACACACCCACCGCCCCGGCTGACCTACGCACGGGGGCCGATACACCTATCGCCCCGGCTGACCTACGCACGGGGGCCGATACACCTATCGCCCCGGCCGGCCTACCCACGGGGGCCGACACACCCACCGCCCCGGCTGACCTGTCTACGGCCGCGGCACAACCCGGCGCCCCCGCCGCCCCGGCACAGCCCACGCTTCCCGGTACCGTACCGGCGGTCACCGCCGAGACTGCTGCCCCGGCGCCCCGCTCGTCCGGCGACGCGGTCGGTCTGCCCACCGTGGACAGCCCCGCCATCCCTGGCGTTCCCGCTGCGCCCGCCCCGCCACCTTCCTTGCCGGAGGCCGCCTCGGCTTCGGGTATCGCAGAGTCGCCCACCGGATCGGCAGGCCCGGCATCAGAGCCCGTACCCACGGCCGTTTCTGCGGTACCCCCCTCGTCGGCGGCGCTCGAGCCCGAGGGCGCCGAAGCGGGTCACGGCCCTACCCGGCGGAGGCGGCGCATCGGGTACCTGACCGCGGCGGGAACGGTCGTGCTCGCGCTGCTCGTCGGCGGCCTGGGCTATGCGCTCGGCGGCGGCGACGGTGAGGGCAACAAGGGCACCGGCTCACCCACGGGGCAGGCACAGGCCTCCGCCTCCGGTGCTGCGAGCAGCGGGTCGGATGACACCGCCGCACAGCCCGTCTCGGTCACCGTGACGGGAGGCGCGACCACGTACGTCGGAGACTGCCCCCCGGCGGAATCCAAGGCTCCCCGATTTACCGCGACCTTCACGGTGTCCGAGTTGCCCGTCCAGTTCTCGTACCGGTGGGTCTCGACGAACGGGTCCGTGATCGACCGGCAGTGGAGGACGCTGGCGTTCCCGGAAGGCGGCCCTCGCACCCATCAGGAGACGGTGCGGCTGTCGACGTATGCGCAGACCGGAACGCTCCACAGCCAGATGGCCGTGGAGATCCGCTCACCGTTCGAGGCGGTGTCCAATTCGGTGCCGTTCCTGGTGACATGCGCCTCGACGGCGGGCGGCTAG
- a CDS encoding thioesterase family protein, with the protein MRHEVTEADTAVRVGSGDVPVLATPRLIEWLEAATTRAARPLVATGLTTVGTAVRVRHLRATGVGGVVEVSAQGPAGPAARRLTFKVQAVDGAGELVATGEIDRAIVDRDRFVAAVSGKTTDR; encoded by the coding sequence ATGCGCCATGAAGTGACCGAAGCCGACACCGCCGTCAGGGTAGGCAGCGGTGACGTGCCCGTCCTGGCCACCCCGCGACTGATCGAGTGGCTGGAGGCGGCGACCACGCGAGCGGCCCGACCGCTCGTCGCGACCGGCCTGACGACGGTGGGAACCGCGGTCCGGGTCCGGCATCTGCGCGCCACGGGGGTGGGCGGTGTGGTGGAGGTGTCCGCCCAGGGCCCTGCTGGCCCAGCCGCCCGACGTCTCACGTTCAAGGTTCAGGCGGTCGACGGCGCGGGCGAACTCGTGGCGACGGGCGAGATCGACCGTGCCATCGTGGACCGGGACCGGTTCGTCGCGGCGGTGTCCGGCAAGACGACGGATCGCTGA
- a CDS encoding amylo-alpha-1,6-glucosidase, which translates to MTAARSGPAFSVHDIPFSTYGSWFDVSPVVGEKTYAEDLHLVSHQNGMHAVLRLVPLDRTTGHRVDTRFEATAALLSWIGSAGRIDLAYESPDTVRLRGTGLGISVSAAAETLTPFSGTYFFQDPATDAYVFTSYETGRRYRVTVLSGFLADTAGVQGLGTRDRGLVVTPEAGGAWEIVIEELDTSRPPYTSSATFGEIVQAAEQSFADFLETVAPWRSPATPAAELAAYVIWSATVSPTGLVTRPAVLMSKHWMDKVWSWDHCFNALALAPGCPELALDQFTLPFDHQDDTGALPDSVTHSEVLYNFVKPPIHGWAYGHLRRRLPTPPDQAELAEAYDRLVRWTHFWLTARRAPGAALPHYQHGNDSGWDNATTFDPERVVVTADLAAFLVLQLHELADLASELSRPDEARRWQRTAEEIRTALLDELWTGERFVARGSATGNTWSSAGLLDLMPIVLGEYLPDGVSSALAGHIKSHLTPYGLATELTTSPHYLADGYWRGPIWAPATVLVEDGLRRAGHRCLADDISARFRALCETHGFAENFDALTGTGLRDRAYTWTASSYLLLAEAHAHRARH; encoded by the coding sequence ATGACCGCCGCCCGATCCGGCCCGGCTTTCTCCGTCCACGACATCCCGTTCAGCACATACGGCTCCTGGTTCGACGTCTCGCCGGTGGTGGGGGAGAAGACGTACGCCGAAGACCTCCACCTGGTCTCGCACCAGAACGGCATGCACGCCGTCCTACGCCTGGTCCCCCTGGACCGAACCACGGGCCACCGCGTCGACACCCGCTTCGAGGCGACAGCGGCCCTCCTCAGCTGGATCGGTTCGGCCGGGCGCATCGACCTCGCCTACGAGTCACCCGACACCGTGCGCCTGCGGGGCACCGGCCTCGGTATCAGCGTCTCCGCGGCCGCCGAGACGCTCACCCCGTTCAGCGGAACGTACTTCTTCCAGGACCCGGCAACCGACGCGTACGTGTTCACGTCGTACGAGACCGGACGCCGATACCGCGTCACCGTGCTGTCCGGCTTCCTCGCCGACACAGCCGGTGTCCAGGGACTGGGCACCCGCGACCGCGGCCTTGTCGTGACACCGGAGGCGGGCGGAGCCTGGGAGATCGTGATCGAGGAACTCGACACCTCCCGCCCTCCGTACACGTCCTCGGCGACCTTCGGTGAAATCGTGCAGGCCGCTGAGCAGTCCTTCGCGGATTTCCTTGAAACGGTGGCCCCGTGGCGTTCGCCCGCCACCCCGGCCGCCGAACTTGCCGCCTACGTCATCTGGTCGGCGACCGTAAGCCCGACGGGCCTCGTCACCCGGCCCGCCGTGCTGATGTCCAAGCACTGGATGGACAAGGTCTGGAGCTGGGACCACTGCTTCAACGCCCTTGCTCTGGCACCTGGTTGCCCCGAACTGGCCCTGGACCAGTTCACCCTTCCCTTCGACCACCAGGATGACACCGGCGCCCTGCCGGACTCCGTCACCCACTCCGAGGTCCTCTACAACTTCGTCAAACCCCCCATCCACGGCTGGGCATACGGCCATCTGCGCCGCCGCCTGCCGACGCCTCCCGACCAGGCCGAACTGGCCGAGGCCTATGACCGGCTGGTCCGCTGGACGCACTTCTGGCTCACCGCCCGGCGCGCACCCGGCGCTGCCCTGCCCCACTACCAGCACGGCAACGACAGCGGCTGGGACAACGCCACCACCTTCGACCCCGAGCGGGTTGTCGTCACCGCCGACCTGGCCGCGTTCCTCGTCCTCCAGTTGCATGAACTCGCCGACCTCGCATCGGAGTTGAGCAGGCCGGACGAGGCACGCCGGTGGCAGCGAACGGCCGAGGAGATCCGGACGGCGCTGCTGGACGAGCTCTGGACCGGCGAGCGCTTCGTCGCCCGGGGCTCAGCCACCGGGAACACGTGGAGCAGCGCCGGCCTCCTCGACCTGATGCCCATCGTGCTGGGCGAGTATCTGCCCGACGGCGTCAGCAGCGCACTGGCCGGCCACATCAAGTCTCATCTCACCCCGTACGGCCTCGCCACCGAACTGACCACCTCACCCCACTACCTCGCCGACGGCTACTGGCGCGGCCCCATCTGGGCCCCGGCCACCGTCCTCGTCGAAGACGGCCTGCGGCGCGCCGGCCACCGCTGTCTGGCGGACGACATCAGCGCCCGCTTCCGCGCCCTGTGCGAGACCCACGGCTTCGCCGAGAACTTCGACGCCCTCACCGGCACGGGACTGCGCGACCGCGCCTACACCTGGACCGCCAGCAGCTACCTCCTCCTCGCCGAAGCACACGCACACCGAGCCAGGCACTGA